DNA from Paludisphaera mucosa:
GACAAGTACTATCGCGAGGACGTCGTCGAGCCGGCGATCCTGGCGCGCGACGGGGCCATCGCCGTCTTCGAGGGCCCCGGCCTGGGCGTCGAGCCGGTCGTCGACCGGATCCGCAAGAACACCCTGCGCGCCGCGACCCTCCGCGCCGGCGCCTGAACCGAACCCGAGCCCGCCCGCCATGAACCCGCAATCCGTCCGCACCTTCGTCGCCGATCGCCTGGACGCCTACCTCGGCGAGCTTCGGGGGCTGGTCGAGCACGAGTCCCCCAGCGGCGACAAGGCCCGGCTCGACCGGCTCGCCGACGTGATCGCCGCCCGCTGGGCCGGGCTGGGCGGAGCCGTCGAGCGGGTGGCGAACGACCGCGGCGGCGACCACCTCGTCGGCCGGTTCTTCACGTCGCTCCCCGGCCGCCCGGCGCTGGTGGTCGGCCACTTCGACACGGTCTGGCCCGTCGGCACGATCGATCGCCTGCCGTTCCGCCGCGAGGGGGACCGGCTCTACGGCCCCGGCGTGTACGACATGAAGGCCAGCCTGATCCTCGTCGCCGCCGTGCTCGAAGCCTTCGCCGCCCTGGGGGGGACGCCGGCCCGGCCGGTGACGGTGCTGTTCACGTCGGACGAGGAGGTCGGCAGCCGGACGTCGCGGGCCCTGATCGAGTCGCTCGCCCGCGGGTGCGGCCACGCCCTGATCCTGGAGCCACCGCTGGCCGACGGCTCGCTCAAGACGGCCCGCAAGGGCGTCGGCCGGTTCACGATGACGATCGAGGGCCGGGCGGCCCACGCCGGGGTCGCTCCGGAGCTGGGGGCCAGCGCGATCGTCGAGCTGGCGCATCAGGTCCTGAAGGCCCAGGCGCTCAACGACCCCCAGGCCGGGACGACGGTGAACGTCGGGCTCGTCCAGGGGGGCACGACCCCCAACGTCGTCCCCGCCCGCGCCTCGGCCGAGATCGACGCCCGCGCCGTGACGATCGCCGGGGCCGAGGCCGTCGAGCGGGCCCTGCTCGGCCTGACCGCGGCGACGCCGGGGACGCGTGTGACGGTGGCGGGCGGCTTCAACCGGCCGCCGATGGAGCGCAGCCCGGCCGTCGTCGCCCTGTTCGAGCAGGCCCGACGCGTGGGAGCGGACCTCGACCTGGCGCTGACGGAGGGCTCGACGGGCGGCGGCAGCGACGGCAACTTCACGGCCGCCGTCGGCGCGGCGACGCTCGACGGCCTGGGGACGCACGGCGGCGGGGCCCACGCCGACGACGAGCACATCCTCGTGAGCACGATCCCCGAACGCGCGGCGCTGCTGGCCGCCCTGCTGCTGGACATCTGAGTCTCCCGGATATGCGAAAGAAACCCGACATGTCGAGCCTCCGCCGCGAGCTGGAAGGCGTCGTCATCCGACGCGCCCAGAGCCCCGCCGATTATCGAGCCTGCCAGGACGCCCAGCGCAAGGCGTGGGGGATCGCCGAGGACGGCTACGTCATCCCCGTCGCCACGATGGCCGGGGCGAACCTGCACGGCGGCCTGGTGCTCGGCGCCTTCCAGGCGGACGGCGCGGCGGCGGCGATGTCGTTCGGCTTCCTCGCCCGGATCGAGGGCCGGATCGGCCTGTACTCACAGCTCACCGGGGTCGTGCCGGGGCGGCAGTCGATGGGCCTGGGCCGGCACATGAAGCTCCTCCAGCGCGAGTTCGCCCGGGCCGACGGCTTGCCCGTGATCGCCTGGGCGTTCGACCCGCTCCAGTCCGGCAACGCCCGGTTCAACCTGGCCAAGCTGGGCGTCCGGGTCCGCTCCTACGTCGACGACATGTACGGGCCCCGGACCGACGCGCTCAACGTCGGCGTCCCCACCGACCGCGTCATCGCCCTGTGGGACGTCTTCGAGGACCATGCCCCGCTCGACGATCCCGGCGACGCGCCGAGCCTGATCGCGATCCGCGAGGGCCTGCCCGCCGCCGTTCCCGCGACGGCCGACGCCGACCGCCTCTGGCTGCCGATCCCCCACGACGTCGCCGCCCTCCGCCACGAGCGTCCCACGGTCGCCGAGGCCTGGCGCCAGGCGGTCCGCCGCGCGTTTCAGGCCGCGTTCGACGCCGGTTACGAGGCCGCCGGCTTCGTGCGCGAGGGCGAGCCCCGCTGCGGCTATATCCTCCGCCGCCGCGCCGGAGATTGAGGCGCGGTCCTGGCTCTTCGGGGCCTTTACGAAGATCGAGAGCCGGTTCCAGGCGGCGACCTGCGGTCTCGCATCCCGCCTGGTTCAACGCGTACCTTGATCGAATCCGTATACCGAGAACAAGGAAGGCAGGGAGCAGGCGAGGAGGCCGGGCAGGGAGGCCAGCAGGAGGAACCCGGCCGACATCGTGATCAGGCGCGGCCAGGAGCGGTCCAGGAGGCTGTAGACGCCGATCATCGGCACGAAGACCATCGAGAGCACCAGCATCGCGGGCGTGAAGCAAGGAGCGCCGAGCGGCACGTCGAAGCAAGCGACGAAGGCCCAGAGGACGGCGAGGGCCGTCAGGAGGAAGCGGCAAATCGCGTCGTGAGGACGATCGCGCGTCGGCCCCGGATCCATCCCCTTTCCAGGGCCTGCAGGCCCGAGGTCGTCCACGACGGACGTCCCGACGTCGATGCTCGCCCACCAGGCGCAGAAGCGCTGGATCGACCGGAAAGCGGTCGCCACGAAGAACGGGACAGGGGCCAGGATCGTCGCGTAGACCGAGCTGTACGTCGCGATGCGGTCGGGGCGGGTCGACGCCAGGATTGCCAGGCAGGCCGCCGCGGCGGCGTTGAAGACGACCAGCTCGCCGATCGTGAGCCGAAGGCGCCGGGCTGCGGCCATTGGGTCGTCTCTCGGGGGCGTTCAGACGGCGGACTGGGCGTGGCCGTTGCGCTGGGGGTCCAGGAGGGAGGGCTCGGGGGCCTCTTCGAGGAAGACCCCGATCTTGCGATACTTGGCGTAGCGGCGGTCGAGCAGCTCGTCCTTGGGGACCTGGATCAGGCGGCGGAGGTTGCGGAGCAGGAACTGCTTCAGGGTCGCGGCCATCTCGGGGTGGTCGCGGTGGGCGCCGCCGAGGGGCTCCTGGATGATCTCGTCGATGATGCCGAAGCGGTGCAGGTCGCGGCTGGTGAACTTCAGGGCCGCGGCCGCCTTGGGGGCGTGCTCGGCCC
Protein-coding regions in this window:
- a CDS encoding M20 family metallopeptidase, with protein sequence MNPQSVRTFVADRLDAYLGELRGLVEHESPSGDKARLDRLADVIAARWAGLGGAVERVANDRGGDHLVGRFFTSLPGRPALVVGHFDTVWPVGTIDRLPFRREGDRLYGPGVYDMKASLILVAAVLEAFAALGGTPARPVTVLFTSDEEVGSRTSRALIESLARGCGHALILEPPLADGSLKTARKGVGRFTMTIEGRAAHAGVAPELGASAIVELAHQVLKAQALNDPQAGTTVNVGLVQGGTTPNVVPARASAEIDARAVTIAGAEAVERALLGLTAATPGTRVTVAGGFNRPPMERSPAVVALFEQARRVGADLDLALTEGSTGGGSDGNFTAAVGAATLDGLGTHGGGAHADDEHILVSTIPERAALLAALLLDI